The segment TTCCGCGATGACGGCGGACTCGCGCGCGCCCGGCTCGAGCGTGAGCGAGACGCGGTTGAAGGCGCCGTAGAGGTCCCACGCGGTCGCGACCTCCTTGTAGGGCATCCAGAAAATGCCGTAGGTGCGGTTGTCGGGGAGGGCGGCGCCGGGGCGCGACTCGAAGATGTATTCGGGCGAGAGGACGATGCCGACGACGCGGAACTCGTGGCGGCGGCCGTTGAGGAGCATCGCGAGCGTGTCGCCGGGCTGGAGTTTGTTGGCGTCGGCGAACGCCTCGCCCACGAGCACCTCGCCGCGCGCGCCGGGCGAGAGCCAGCGGCCGCGGCGGAGGAAAAGGCGGTTGAGTTCGGTGTCGGTGTGATCCGGCACGGAGCGCACGAGGCCGCTGGCGGGTTCATCGAGGCCCGGCAGATCGAGCGTAACCTGGACGGCGATGTCGGTCTGCACGGACGCGACGCCGGGGATGGCGGCGATGCGCGACGCGAGGTAGTTGGGGGCGCGCTTGAGCGAGGCGAAGATCTCGGCGAAGCGGTTGGTCTGGTAATAGGCGGCGCGCGTGCCGTCGAGCGAGGCGATGAGGCTGCGCGCCATGATGAGCATCGCGAGGCCGCAGGCCATGACCAGCGTCACCGCGGTCGCCTGGCCTTTGAGGCGGCGCAGGTCGCGGAGGAGCTTGCGGTCGAGGTGGCTGATCACGGCGGACGGAGAACGGAGGACAGAGGACCAGAGGCCGGGGTGGGGCGCGGGTTACCAGCGGAGCGTGGAGGGTTCGGCGCGGGTGGCGTTGCGGTGTTCGCTCTGGACCTTGCCGTCCATGAAATGGATCACGCGGTCGGCCATGTCGGCCATCACGGCGTTGTGGGTGATGATGACGGTGAGAGTGCCGAGTTCGCGGTTCACGCGCTGGATCGCTTCGAGGACGACGATGCCGGTTTTCACGTCGAGCGCGCCCGTGGGCTCGTCGCAAAGGAGGACTTCGGGGCGCTTGGCGATCGCGCGGGCGATGGCGACGCGTTGTTGTTCACCGCCGGAGAGCTGGGCGGGGAAGTGGTCCATGCGCGGGGCGAGGCCGACCATCTCGAGCGCGACCTCGGGCGCGAGCGGGTGCGTGGCGATTTCGGTGATGAGCGCGACGTTCTCGCGGGCGGTGAGGCTCGGGATGAGGTTGTAGAACTGGAAAATGAAGCCGACGGACTCGCGGCGGTAGAGGGTGAGGCGCTCCTCGGTGGCGTGGGTGAGATCGATGTCGCGGTAACGGAGTTCGCCGGAGGTTGGGATGTCGAGGCCGCCGAGCTGATTGAGGAGCGTGGTCTTGCCGGAGCCGGACGGGCCGAGGAGGACGACCAGTTCGCCGGCGCGCAGGTCGAGGTCGACGCCGGCGAGGGCGCGGACCTGCGCGGCGCCTTCGCCGTAGACCTTGGTGAGTCCGCGGACGTGGAAGACTTGTTCAGCAGGGGCGGCGGCGGGCGACATGCGTGGTGCATGGTGCGTCGAGCCCGGGCGAAGTCAAAGATGCGGGCGCGAAACCCGACGGCTTA is part of the Opitutia bacterium genome and harbors:
- a CDS encoding ABC transporter ATP-binding protein, whose amino-acid sequence is MSPAAAPAEQVFHVRGLTKVYGEGAAQVRALAGVDLDLRAGELVVLLGPSGSGKTTLLNQLGGLDIPTSGELRYRDIDLTHATEERLTLYRRESVGFIFQFYNLIPSLTARENVALITEIATHPLAPEVALEMVGLAPRMDHFPAQLSGGEQQRVAIARAIAKRPEVLLCDEPTGALDVKTGIVVLEAIQRVNRELGTLTVIITHNAVMADMADRVIHFMDGKVQSEHRNATRAEPSTLRW